Proteins from a single region of Terriglobales bacterium:
- a CDS encoding lmo0937 family membrane protein, whose amino-acid sequence MLWTIFAILLILWLLGWGFHVAGNLIHLLLVIALIVAVINLVTGRRTV is encoded by the coding sequence ATGCTTTGGACTATCTTTGCGATCCTGTTGATCCTGTGGCTGCTCGGCTGGGGCTTCCACGTTGCCGGCAACCTGATCCACCTGCTGCTGGTGATCGCCCTTATCGTCGCGGTGATCAACCTCGTGACGGGCCGACGCACCGTCTGA
- a CDS encoding TIGR04290 family methyltransferase, giving the protein MKFPLERPDEPTPVANIEVARRVAELGEWFHNLDLGGVRTAPNHFLGDFPNVKWKHIAPALPEDLTGATVLDVGCNGGFYSVEMKKRGAARVLGIDVDDRYLEQARFAAQTLGHDIEFEKRSVYHVDQVPGQFDYVFFMGVLYHLRYPLYALDLLVTKLKPEGRLVFQTMVRGSEDVAEWNHDYHFWKKNIFDDARWPAAYFIEHKYAGDPTNWWIPNRACAEAMLRSAGLEIVDHPESETWICAPGAIRPRDERSVLELELAGEL; this is encoded by the coding sequence TTGAAGTTTCCCCTGGAACGTCCCGACGAACCAACGCCGGTAGCCAACATCGAGGTGGCGCGTCGCGTCGCCGAGTTGGGCGAGTGGTTCCATAACCTCGACCTGGGCGGGGTCCGCACCGCGCCCAATCACTTCCTGGGCGACTTTCCCAACGTCAAGTGGAAGCACATCGCGCCCGCGCTGCCCGAGGACCTGACGGGCGCGACCGTGCTCGACGTCGGCTGCAACGGCGGCTTCTACTCTGTCGAGATGAAGAAACGCGGGGCGGCTCGCGTGCTTGGCATCGACGTGGACGACCGCTATCTCGAGCAGGCGCGCTTCGCCGCCCAGACCCTCGGCCACGACATCGAGTTCGAGAAGCGCTCGGTCTACCACGTGGACCAGGTCCCCGGGCAGTTCGACTACGTCTTCTTCATGGGAGTGCTCTACCACTTGCGTTACCCGCTGTACGCGCTCGACTTGCTCGTCACCAAGCTCAAGCCGGAGGGCCGGCTGGTCTTCCAGACGATGGTCCGCGGTTCCGAAGACGTGGCGGAGTGGAACCACGACTACCACTTCTGGAAGAAGAACATCTTCGACGACGCGCGCTGGCCGGCGGCCTATTTCATCGAGCACAAGTACGCGGGTGACCCGACGAACTGGTGGATCCCGAACCGCGCCTGTGCCGAGGCGATGCTGCGCTCGGCCGGCCTGGAGATCGTCGACCACCCCGAGTCGGAGACCTGGATCTGCGCGCCGGGCGCCATCCGGCCGCGCGACGAGCGCTCCGTGCTGGAGC